A single region of the Camelus dromedarius isolate mCamDro1 chromosome 21, mCamDro1.pat, whole genome shotgun sequence genome encodes:
- the BATF3 gene encoding basic leucine zipper transcriptional factor ATF-like 3 encodes MSQGLLAAGSVLQRSVAAPGNQAQPQSPEDDDRKVRRREKNRVAAQRSRKKQTQKADKLHEEYECLEQENTVLRREIGKLTEELKHLSEALKEHEKMCPLLLCPMNFVPVPRPDPVAGCLPR; translated from the exons ATGTCGCAAGGGCTCCTGGCCGCCGGCAGCGTCCTGCAGAGGAGCGTCGCGGCTCCGGGGAACCAGGCGCAGCCTCAG AGCCCTGAGGATGATGACAGGAAGGTCcgaaggagagaaaaaaaccgAGTTGCTGCTCAGAGAAGTCGGAAGAAGCAGACCCAGAAGGCTGACAAACTCCACGAG GAATACGAGTGCTTGGAGCAAGAAAACACAGTGCTGCGGAGGGAGATTGGGAAGCTGACGGAGGAGCTGAAGCACCTGAGCGAGGCGCTGAAGGAGCATGAGAAGATGTGCCCGCTGCTGCTGTGCCCCATGAACTTTGTGCCGGTGCCACGGCCGGACCCCGTGGCTGGCTGCCTGCCCCGGTGA